CTCAGGCTGGCGGATTCGCTGGTTCACGCCCGCCAACGAGGTGGATCTGTGCGGCCACGCCACCCTGGCCAGCGCCTGGCTCGTCCTGAATGAATTGGAGCCGGGTTCAGCCCGGGTGACCTTCCAAAGCCAAAGCGGGGTTCTCACTGTGGATCGTCAGGGCGAAGCCCTTGTCCTGGACTTCCCTTCCAGGCCCGGGCGCCCCGCCCCGGAACGGGTAGACCAAGTCGCCGCAATCCTCGGCTGCCGTCCCTTGGAAGTCCGGCAGGCCCGAGACGTGCTGGCCGTGCTGGAGGATGAGACTGCCGTTCGCGCCGTGGCGCCCGACTACGAGGCCATGAAGGCCATCCCTGGCATGGGCCTCCTCATCACCGCCCCGGGCCGTGAACACGACTTCGTGTCCCGGTGCTTCTTCCCAGCCGATGGAATTCCCGAAGATCCGGTCACGGGCAGCGCTCACTGCACGCTGATTCCCTACTGGGCCGAGCGCCTTGGCAAGAACCGCCTGCGCGCATTCCAGGCCTCTCCACGGGGCGGTGAACTGACCTGCGAGTTGACCGGGGAGCGGGTTCGCATCGGAGGCCAAGCGGTCAAGGTGCTCGAAGGGCACTTCCTTCTCTGATGACGTTTCGCGTTCAATCGGGAGGGATGCACCGCGGAGGGTGGACGCAGATGGAATGGTGTGAATCCGCGGCTTCCATCGCTTTTCATGACGATCCTGCCCCATGAAATGGGGGCCATGGGTGCCAAGCCTGGACACAAGGGAAAGACGCTCAGACCCACCCATGCCATCTCCGCGGTCTCGGCAGCCGTGATGGATCTCTATCGCCGAAGGTGAATGGGGACGGAAATCCTCAAAGCTCCAGCGGCCCTCAAAGACCCAGGGGATCGTAAGGCAGGTCCATGGCCCCCTTCCACACACCGAAGAGTCGGGTGCGGGTCCAGTCGTCTGTTTGGGGCCTTAAGCGCCGCAGGCGACGGGACAGGAACCAGACGCTGCCGTCCTTCAGGCGCAATTCGTCATAACCGGCCAATCGCACCTTGGCCATGTCCTCGGGCGCGATGTGGCCCGGGAAGACCGCCCAGGCCCAGCGGCCCGAAGTCAGGCCCTGGGCCCACGCGTGGCTTTCCAGGAGGGCCGGATCAGAGACAACGGACAGCCCCGCGATGCCGCTCCGCCCGGCTGTGAACCCCTCGAAGCGCGTGAGGGTGTGATCCCGCCGGAGGAAGGGCCCGCTTCCGGGAATGCGCCACCGCGCGAGAAGCTGTGGCACGTCCTCGCGGCGCTGTTTGAAGCGGAGCTCAAGCGTGGCGGAATCGATGACCCGCAGGTCCGCACCCACACCAGCAGCTTCGCGGGCCAGGACCTCGCCCACGCGAGAAGCCTGGAGCTGGCTGCCATCCTGCAGGCGCCAGGGGGATCGCAGGGTCATGCGCCAGCGGCGACCGTGCCGCGAGGTCTGCAACGCCGTGAGCAACTGGCCGACCCAAGCCTCTGCCGCATCCTTCTCCAGCAGCGTGAGGTCGGACTGGTTGGCGAGAAAGGCTTCCAGGGCCGGACTCGCGGGAAGCAGTGCCTCCAACTGGGCGCTATCCTCGCCGAACTCGGGATT
This sequence is a window from Geothrix sp. PMB-07. Protein-coding genes within it:
- a CDS encoding PhzF family phenazine biosynthesis protein, with product MRLPLHQIDAFASRPFEGNPAAVMPLDAWLPDALLQSIAAENNLSETAFLVKESSGWRIRWFTPANEVDLCGHATLASAWLVLNELEPGSARVTFQSQSGVLTVDRQGEALVLDFPSRPGRPAPERVDQVAAILGCRPLEVRQARDVLAVLEDETAVRAVAPDYEAMKAIPGMGLLITAPGREHDFVSRCFFPADGIPEDPVTGSAHCTLIPYWAERLGKNRLRAFQASPRGGELTCELTGERVRIGGQAVKVLEGHFLL